The genomic window tctgtgattccaccacctccgTGGGCAGCCTATTGCAATGTCTATTCACcctttttgtgaaaaaattcctcattatgtccaacctaaacctcccctgacacagcttaaGGCTGTATCCTCTCATCCAGATAGGAATTGCTACTGGTGTGAAGCCGATCTCCCAGATTTTTTGCACTTTAAGGGGTGTGTGTGTCACAGGGGAGGGCGCAGTTGCAGGGCCCGTGACTGGGGTCACCCCCGGGCTCTCGGGCAACGCATCACGGAGGAGCTCAGCGGCTGCTGCGCTGGCTACCGACAGCCCCAGCCCCCGAGGCTGACACTGAAGAATTGCGAGGTTTGGAAAGTGTGAGTAACACTcataatttacatttattcctctctctcGCTTACGACATTTGGAAACGCAGCGCACCACGCCAGGCCCCGGGCTCTGCCTCGCCCCCGCGGCGTGACTTGGTCCAGCCCGCGGCCCTCCCCCGGCCCTGCTGGATGGTTCCCGCCCAGGCCGTGGCGCGGGCGGGAAACATGGCGGCGCCCAGGGCGGCGTGGGCTGTGCTGGCCGTGGGACCGGCGGGATGTGCCGTGCAGCGGGCTGGACGCGCCGTGGAACCGGCTGGACGTGCCCTGGCCCACGAGCAGCGCCACGGTGGCGCTGGCGGCCGAACACCCCGCAGGTCCCGGCGCTGTACcgagaggggctggggggcgtTTGAAGGCGCTGCCGGGCGCttgcgggcgggcgggcggtgggggcccgggggcgcggggggccgGGGTGACGGCGGGCGCTGAGGCCGTGTCCGGCTCCCCCCCCCACAGTGGGACGGCTGTCGGTGCTGCGGCGGCGGTGCGACACGGCCGGGAGGCGGCTGTCGGGGCCCGGCCTGGCCGCCGAGGGACTGCGTCGTGCGCGCCCTGCTCTACGCGTTCCACAGCAGGCTGCTCCGGCACCGCCCCTACCTCGCCCTGCAGCAGGTGAGCGACCGCTCTGTGCGGCCAGTGCCATTTTCACTTTTCCACGCATATGTGTGTCTTGTGCTCAACGCTGAGACCTGAAGGCGCTACAGTTACATACCTTTGAATGCAGGAGTAATACAGAGGCTTCGTTCTCAATTAATTGTAATAGTGGGAGGGGGAAGAATAGTCCTAAGCTGCTTTATTAGGTTACTTTCTGGTTTAGCATGAAAAGTAAACTTCTTACCGATTTTCCAGGAAAGGGATTGTCAGTACCTTCAAATAATTGTTTTGAAACAGAGCAGGAATGGTGCTTACCTTGTTGATTTGTTCATGTGTTTTCGTTCTTGACAGAAAACCAAAGGTAATTGTATACAGCAGGGGAAACCATGCTGCACCAATTAACCATGACCTACTGCAGTTCCTTCTCTTAATTCCATTTTTACAGTAGAGTGATGAAGGGCAGATACAGGAATATCCCAGAACATTTCATAACACAAACCTGCTGTTGTGCTGCTAAACTGGTAAAGGGAAGGTGTCGTTTAACATAGTGATGGTTCTTAGACCAAGGCACTGCCAGTCTCTCAAAATACCAGTcaaaagagttttcttttttttctaggtaGAACATGTTTGAAGCGCCTATGGAAAATGAATTTGGTGGGCTGCCTTGAAACTCTGGTAGAACTGATTCCTAAGTAAGTGTCATGATCCTATATTTATACTATCCATTAACTCAATCTGCAGAGCTAAAGGAGGGGGCTGCTAGATCGTAACCATCTTCTCATCCTTGTATTAACGTAGGAAAGATACATCTGAAGCCCATGCAGAGTGCTTGGTTCCCAGCCAGCCCATGCTGGAAACAGTGGCTCTGAAGGTATTGGGAGGCTGCAAGCTCATACTGCGTCTCTTGGACTGTTGCAGTAAAACTTTTCTGTATCCTTTtttcatcataaaaatattcttacagTTCACTAGTAGCACCTCGTGACATCCAAACCTAGGTCTGCTGGAGGCCCTGTATTGCTAATGGACTCAACTGTGCAATTCATATGTGCAACTTGAAGCTTATTTGATAGCCAAACACCTTATTTTCAAGTTATTATGTAGGAACCTCAGGCTGTTGGCTGGCTGCTGTTCTGGCCTTGAGCAATTCAAATTTGGATACTCATCTCCCAAATTATTACAGGGTATCGCCTTGCGAATTGCCTCTAGTGGTGTGTTCAACAAGTCTCATTACATGCTGTTTACTTTTTATCCTTAACTGCTGTAATCTTCAGCTTGTCCATTAAACATCTCTGCTCGAAGGAATTCATACTTCTGAACACGGTGGCTTTGGGGCTGTTGAGCCGGCTATGGTTTGTGTCTTCAAAGTTGTTGTTTGTTGTCTGTCTGTTTGATGTGCCTGTCAGGGATAAGGGCTTGTAGTTAGGCCTTGCTGCTAAGTGAGCTTTATTCagttgggaggaggaggaggaggagaggatgtCCCTCCATTCTTTTGGACTTGATTGTAGCACCTGAAGAGTTGTACAACTGGAGAGGAGACTTCTTACATGCTGTTATGGAAGGCTTTGTTCTTGGCTCATAGCAAACTTTATGTAGCACTAATGAAATCACAGTGTTAGTGCCAGCCTGACACAAACACTGACACCTGGTACTCTGTGCAGCAAGCAGTAAGTCCTGCCTCCTGCTgaaagggaaaggctgggatAAACCTGTtctataacactgctgagtTTTCCAGGGAAATGGTTTTCTGGTCTCTCTCAGTACAGGAAAATAACATCATTGTGTAGAAGAACTCAGTAAAATGTTCTTTGGCACAAGAAATCTGTCTCTCCAGGAAACATAGAGCAGGCAATTGTATGGCATCAGCCTGAGTTGGTACAGAGTGCTTTTGGGGGAATACCTCATGGCAAATGATTTGGATGCGACCCGAGAACCTGATGAGTCCCAGGTGTGGCACTCTGCAAAACTctagggaagcagaggggctccTGATTGGAATTTACTAGTCAAGTCACTCCTACATTCTAATCCTTAATGGTTCCTTAAGGCTCAGATTTAAGAAAGCAGGGTGATGGAGTGTAAAAAGCTAAGCTTGCactgagggaaaacagggaaagggcAGCTTGGAATCTCTTCTGTTTGAGATTAAGGTAGCTGTTCAGTGGGCATAACGTTTTCTTAGAGAAGACTCCAtacctttttgtcttttctctcttcaggaTTCAGTACAGGTGTGTATTGCAGACCCTCATGTCCTTGTATGACGTCTTGTCAACAACACTTCAGCTGGTATCTGAGACCCAACAGATGCCTTATATCAAGGGGTTTACCTTCCCTTCCGATATCAGTAACTTCCTTGGAATTAACCTATCTTCTGAGGTGAAGAAGCAAAAGGCTAAAATGcttacaacaaaaaaatctaccaGCTGGCTGAAGAAGCTCTTCCCAACAATGGCAGAGGCAGTATCAGAGgttggaaaaaagagaaattttgtaACCTGTACAACTGATGTGACAAACCATAGCATCCCACGCCCCATGGATATTGGAGAGACAGTTCTGgtgcccagagccagcagaggTAAAGCCTTGTGCCACAGTGCAAATGGTTTCTGACATCTCAGAGACTGACCACAGCTTCTGTCCAACAGAGCCAAGCACTTCTACCACAGAGTGTGGTTCTAGTACaagctcccctctcctgtccttGGAGAAGAGAATGCTGCATGTACCTTGCCTTTATAAAAGCTGTGGATAAATGTCAgcattgtgatttttttggagGGTTTGTTTAAAGAGGATACAGCCTGGAGAGAAGCAGATAATGAATGCAGTATCCAGGTCCTGAAAATAGTTTATCTTACTTTCCTCCTTCTGCATAGTAAGGATAGTGAGAAGCTAAGAACACTGTCTGCATTCCATACAAGAGTAGGCAAGGCTATAAGTACAGGATGCAGGTATCCTGTGCTTGCTGGTTCTGGACTGTGCCCAAGACTTTCTCTGTACTCGGGGCTATGGCCAGTGACTGCAGGCATCCAGGTGTTTGTGTGAAGCTTTTACCCATTAAGTTCTTTGTAGCCATCTGTAAATCTCTGCATCCTCTTCATCCCTTGCCAGCTGCAATGCAAGATGAGTGTAGTCCCCTTGAGCTGCCTGAAAATGCTGAGTACAGGTGTGAACCTGCTGAGAGCTCAGCGTGGCAAAacactgcagcatctctgtgcaAAGACATAAAACTATCTCAACATTGTAATGGGAaatctcctctctctctgtaggGAAGCACCTTGGGATTGATGTGAAGAGCTTGCTTAAGCCATCCAGACATCCAGCACAAGAGGTTTGTAGGGtatttttttacacatttttaagttttacagACCCTAACACAATATCCCTGATTGAAAACgtcccctttccctgccttaTTTTTGCTTGTCTGAGAACCCAAGTATTGTGGAAGCTTTGCACAGAAAATCACTACTCATTTCTGCTTAGGAATTTGAGCATTTCTTGGTTTGTCAAGTGAACTGACCAGAGAGCTCAGTAGTAGACAGGAATACAAATTCTAATTGTCTTCTTTTTGTATTCCACAAAAACAAGAGtgctctttctctttcttcttgggAAATAGGAATGTTCTTCACAAAATCTCAGTACTCTGCTCCCCCTCCACCGAAAGGACAGGCACATAATCTTTTAAAAGACTAATATTCTGTATTGTTTCAGGGTATAAACATAGCAATCAACACCTTTTAAAGCAAAGTTGGCACCACCTTCCTCTCGTGTAGCAAAGTCACAGCATACTGAATCTCTTGTACAGATGGTCCAAACAGCTGCATCGTTTTGGGAGCTGTCAGAGGCACTCAGGAAAGCTATTCTGTGGTGCAAAAACAATAAACTCAATCAGAAGCTTATTTTCTGCGTAACAAGTTGTTGAAAACCAAACGGCTGCACCACGTGGAAGCTCAAGGATGCAGGTAGTTTTTGCATGGGTGTGGGATTTCTGGATGTAACACTTCacattttaatacatatattaCTACAGTATAGTGAAACACAGTGGTCTAAGCCGTTCTTTTTAAACTCGGGATCACTAGTTCAGGTTACTTGATGCTCTGACATGAGCATTCTGTTTAGCATCAGTCACTTGTGAAAGGATCTAAAAGGCTAACAAATGCATAAATACATAACAAATGCAACTTCAATCATCTGCATGTTTAATGGTAACAGTTGTATGATGCATGGGTTGTCTTTCTTCAGATTGCCCTGGGTACTATTATAGTAGTGCTATATAGAAGGTGCTGTTATGTTTCCTTGGTATGACAAAGGAAATGATAAAGGCTAATAACCAAATCTCTCCAAACTCCAAATGAAGTAACACTTCAGTATCTGATAAAGTTATGTTTTGTGCACCTTGCCTCCTTTTAAGCTTGAAGAAAAACTGCGCTGTGTCAACAATCTGTCCGTAAATACCTCCTGTATGGGTCCCACACACACCAAGTGTGGCCAAGGCGGTACCTCGGGACATGGCTCTGTCCAAGGAGGATCAAATCGTCTGCACGCTTGAAGAGAGCTCTGAAGACTGTTCAGCAAAAGCCTTCTGAACTTTCTGGGGTCTGTGAGACAAGTGCATCACTCATCCTCCCCGCCTACCAGGATGGACCTCTGAGTCAAGAAGAACGTTCTGATGCTGATACAGCCCGTGTCAGACTAAGCACAGCAGGGACCCCtaagcagctgctgcttgaaGGAAGCCCCGGCCCTGTGTGGAAAGAATCTACTGAGAACATGGATATTGATTCTATTTTTGCAGCAATAGGTGTCTGACCCTGGATTGAAGGAagtaatttcaattattttattttttttttaaagtaaaccaTCTGAACTCTAATGGTGTCTCAGTAACTCAAATTCTGAATTCTGCTAAGAAAGTAGCAACcgtttttttgtttttgtaaaacagctatttttaatgggtggtttttttatattttaagggTGTTCCAAACAGCTGAATAGTCTTCATCCTTTTACCTGGCCTTGTCCAGGAGCAGCGACTTTGTTACTCTCACTCAGTGACCCTTCTGTATTGCTCGACCACATGTTAAGTGCTGCTGTCAAATCCACAGTGCAGTTAGTTACCATTCACAGCAGAAGGCTGCAGCTGATCACTTACTGCTGCTTAGGATAAAAGACTTGCAAACACTTTTCCAAGTCGTACACCcttctttctgtgctgcttgtaGAGGGGACAGCCTTGACATGCAGTAGTATTGCTGTTTTAGCATTGTTGCTTTTGTCCTGAAATGAGGAGTTAGCTGAACCTactgtttttccagaaatagGGGAAAGCACAGTCTGGCCTGCAACAGTAAACTCCTGACTGATGAACATGTTTCTCACTGTccaaaaatctttttaatataaGTGCAATTTTTGTCTGCTTGGCAGTGTAAGGTACAGGTATTCCATAGTGTTAGAACAAGCAACTGGCCTGGTAGTTTCTGCCAGGCTTTTGCTTGTAAGTAATTCCCATGAGCAGGATCACCAggaaatattaaggaaaaaaattctcagaacAAAGAACAGGAATCTGGTTTGGTAGAGAGCACCTGCTTAACAGGGATAAGGAAAGGTTGTAAGTGGAAGTAAATCAGGAATGGGCTAAGTTCAATTTCTTAGGCTTAAGAGcggtaaaaaataaaagagctgtGCCCACCaggacaaaaattaaaataaccttCCTAGCCTGTTAAGTGTAAAAAACCCCTCTATTGTGCATCTTGTGTGAATCGATCAGTGTAAGTTTAGTTATGAGGAGTAGGCACaaacttaaaatgttttattcaaagAGCATATACAGAGCAAAAAGCAGAACTTTTAGAGTAGTTTGGGCTTGAAGGCTGTGTCCAGCCTGTGTCCAGATAACCAAGATCCATTTTCTGGGTTTCCTCTCACAGGAGTACCCAGTGATAACTGAAATAGCTGTAGAGAATCATGGATCATCAGCTGTCTAGCCATCTGATACAACACAGGTCTACTTCAAACAGGCTTCCTGCCATTACaggaatttttcatttcctaaaatGGTATAAAAATACCCAAGTATACCACATACAATCAGATAACATTTCAGCTGCTTGAATAGTTCTCAGAAAAGGCTGGGAGCGAGGGCAGACATCCCAGCAGTGACCTTCATCCTGAATAACCCCTCCAAACAACACACACGATCTTCCTTCTTACTGGGCAGCTGCCGTTACTTGGGCAGCCCAGATGAAGCCCCAGTGCAGCTTGTGCACAGAATCAAGATCCATAGTTTGCTTCATCGAAGGCCTTTCTGGCTCGTTTCAGTTCTTCATTCATAGTAAGGAGGTCTTTAACCCTGGCAAACTTCCGGGGGTCCTTGCGAATTAGAAAGACAATGTCCTCGACCTGTACGCGGCCCTGCCGCCCGATTGACATGGCCTTGTGTGTctgtcagaggggaaaaaaaggaaagtcaaCAGGGTTCCTTTGCCACTTTTTTAAGTTCTCAATTCCACtttatttcctgtaattttGTAACAAAGCAATTGCAGCATCTGGGCACCATCATCCTAGTCACAACAGAACTTCCCAGAAAACCATGGACTTACTGttgctctgctgtccccagctccctgtcacCTACACCTACACACAGCTGTATATATACATCACATAATGGTATCAAAACTAAAGCTAGATTACAAGTATGATGCCCAGCCTGTAAAAAGCCTGAAGATCAGGCACAACTTGGAAGCAATGTGAGGTAACCCTATCAGAGGACAGTGTAGGGTATTTTGATAAGGAAAGGCAAGGGCAACCTTTCAAAAGGGGAATGCTTGGATACTTTAAAAGAGTATCCAAATACCTGGTTTCAGGCTTCAGGCCCCAgaatgcatttcttttgcagCAGAGCTATGTTCCCATCCACGTAAAGACACTGGGTCAACACAAAAAGTTGACAGATTTTCGAAGCTGAGCCTTGTCTTCTGTCAGCTGCACATAGAGTGATGCCACAGTGACCCCCAAAGTCAGATGTGAATTTTCCCTCCTACAATACTAATTTAAACGCTACTTAAGGACCTCAGTTTTCTAAATCCACGTGGAGCAAGGTGCATGAATTTTGCCTTTcccttggaaaagcaaaatccaaGTTTAGCTTTCTCCTACTAGCACCATGATTTTGGGGCCTGGGATAATGCAGTATTTGAGTCAGAGGTATTATTTAGAAGACTAAAGTCCTTGTGAGGACGTTTTGACCATGCTGTCTAGAGCTGACTTACCATTTCTGTGATAAACTCTATTACAAGGTCCTCAAGAATGTCCACAGATTCTGTGTAAGGGTTCTGGTCGTCCCCGAATCCATACATCATGCATCTTACTGCACAAAGAAACACTCAGTGTGAGGCTCCTTTCATCCATTCTGTAGTGTCAGCAGCACACATCTAGTTAGAGTTCACCAGCCTGCACATTCCTGCTCCAGGGTGGTGCAGGAATGTAACTCTTGTCTGTTAGGCAGGGCAATACTTGAGCAAACATacaagaaataaacagaaaccaACAAAAGCCAGGTGCTGTACATGCAGAAAAGCACATCTGATGACAAGCTCTTTATACTCATTTAGCCTGCAGAGCCCTATACACTGACTTACAACACAACCGACTTTGGGCACAGCTCGGTTCAGAGGATGCACCAGCagtatttttggggggggtctgtCTACATGACAGCTTTCTGCACTTGCAGCCAGGGCACAGAATGAAAGCCGCTGTTTTGCTAAGGAAAATTGAGTTTAGGAACTCCACAGCTATCTGCTCAGAGTTTCAGCTCAATgaccaggctgggctgggctgtccGGCCCAGCTCGACTCACGCTCTTTGGAGAacagcctcttcctcctgccctgcccgccGTCCAGGCCCCCGCCGGCGTCCTCCGCGTCCTCTTCGAACTACACGGGCACAGCGGGGAGAGGCCGCGGTCAGCGCCCGCCGGGACCCAGCCCCTTCCCGCTGCACCCCCGCCCGcgggtgggatgggatggggaccACCGGGAACTGCAGCCCCTCCCGCCACTCACGGGCACGTCCTCCTCCTCATCGGCCATGGCTGCCGGGCTGCGCCGGAAGGGATTCCTATTCCCCTTCCCCTTGCCCGGCCCCGCCTCGCCCAGCCCGCCGAGCTGTGGAGGGGCGGGCACGGGGCGGTGCTGCCGGCTGGGCGGGAGCTGGTTGGAGTCGTGGCACCAAGGATTTAGTGGGAGAAGTGTGGTGACCTTCCCTATATCTGTAGTCGACATATTATTGGATTGTCAGATCAGGATATCGTGGTCTGAAAGTGAACTGGGGAGGTGTCTGGTCCATTCCCCTGCTTGAAGGAAGGTTAGCCATAATGTTAAAAAGGTCTCCCAGTCTGCCTGCGGGGTTCGCAGgggcttttccttcccttgagAAAGACGCACTTGCCCAcgttcatagaatcatagaatgttaaggggttggaagggaccttaaagatcatcttgttccaacctccctgccccatccaacctggccttgatcATCACCAGGGTtgaggcatccacaacctccctgggcaacctgttccagtgtctcaccactctcacaataaagaatttcttcctaacatctatCCTaagtttcttctctttcaatttgtacccattactcctcatcctgtcactacagttcctgacagagagtccctctctggctttccTATAGGCTTTCCTTTAGGGGGCTCTCACattctcctccaggctgaacagccccaacttccTCAGCTTGTCTTGgtaggggaggtgctccagtcctgtTCAACTTCATAAGTTTGCTGTCAGCcctttcctccagctctcccaagTCCCTCTAAATGGCAGCCCTGCCCTTGAGCGTATCAACTGTTCCCCCCAGTTTGGTGCCATGCACTGTTGATAACAATGCATCTGCTCCAGATTACTTGTAAAGATGTTCACCTGGACAAATTCCAGAATAGATCATTGCAGCGTTCCATTTGTAACTGCTGCGCAACTGGAGTATGACCCACTGACTTCAATGTTCTGAGCCCAATTATTCCACTAGTTTGTTAATGATTGAGTAGTGCAACTGTCCAGACTGTAATGTTCTAATTTTGGACATTGTTGAAAAATACTGCCTTTGTAGTGCCAGTGTTAAGGTGACAGACTAGATCAGACACAGAcagtagagaaagaaaaaggagaaattactgCTGAAAGACCAAGGAAGATGCACAGGGTGGAATCCTTTTCCACAGAAGCTAGTACTCAAGATCATTCTGCGAATAACAGGTGCAGAAGAGGCAAAAGTTTACAAGGTAATGCTGGGTGCCTGCAGAGAAGCCTATGCACTGCAAACAACCCAAGACATCTGAATTTAAAACCGAAATGAGCTCTACTGCTTCAGTAAGCTGCCAGGCCCACCCACCACTCAtcaaggggaaagggagagcatTTGTGTCCTTGGTCTGAGAAAGTGCAACTCCTCATACAGCATGTTCCTTAAGAACTTGGCATACAAAGTCCAGTAGTGTGTCAGACACCTGTTTACCCAAAGCAAGTTCCTGTGAAGACACTTAAACATAAGTTTCACTGTTTAAGTAAAGGAGAGgacttgcttttatttgctgtCTTACTTGTCACTTGTCACAGGGGCACTGTTGCACTCAAGAATCCAACTGTGTTGTTCTTGCCTGCAAATGGCCGAGCAAAATGCTCAGAATGACATGACAGCCATGACAAGACCAATGCTTTTCAAAAATCCTGGTTTTAAAATACTAAGAATTCTTCCTGAAGTGTTCACTTTCACCTGTTCCATCTGTCTAGATACTACTGCACTTCCCCTAGGATCATGCATCCCCCGGGCTGGTTTGCCCTGTAGCATTTGGGATTAGAGGTAAAACATTAAGAGACTTACAGGTTTAATTACTGTTCAAATGCAGAAGCTAGAGAGCCATGTCTTTCTACTGCATTTATCACATTCCCCACTTCTTACATGAGTGCTGAAAACAAGCCTCACACCTCATGTCTAGTCTGAGAGTTACAAGAAGTTGCATAATGAAAGGGCTATAAATGTCACCTTCTCACCCTCAGAGTGGTTTAGAAAAAACTGCCCTTTCATGAGGTTAAAACACTTAATGTAAGTAACCTGGAGAACTGCACACCCATATTTGGCCACGTTAAGACATGACCAAAGTCCGAGTGCCAGAGTTGACACAGGCACTTAATAGCTTTGGTCTAAGTTCTCCTGCATGACTGCTGCTATTGACAGCTCTCCTTCTGTCTGACTCTGTACCTCGTAAACTTCACAGTTTCAGGTGCTCTTAGTCAGACACAGCTGGTGTGGGACACAGTTCTCTGAGCTGCTACAGTACCCCTAAAGAGTAT from Chiroxiphia lanceolata isolate bChiLan1 chromosome 2, bChiLan1.pri, whole genome shotgun sequence includes these protein-coding regions:
- the LOC116782851 gene encoding transcription initiation factor TFIID subunit 13 translates to MADEEEDVPFEEDAEDAGGGLDGGQGRRKRLFSKELRCMMYGFGDDQNPYTESVDILEDLVIEFITEMTHKAMSIGRQGRVQVEDIVFLIRKDPRKFARVKDLLTMNEELKRARKAFDEANYGS
- the LOC116782850 gene encoding nucleolus and neural progenitor protein-like; translation: MNLVGCLETLVELIPKKDTSEAHAECLVPSQPMLETVALKVLGGCKLILRLLDCCSKTFLLSIKHLCSKEFILLNTVALGLLSRLWIQYRCVLQTLMSLYDVLSTTLQLVSETQQMPYIKGFTFPSDISNFLGINLSSEVKKQKAKMLTTKKSTSWLKKLFPTMAEAVSEVGKKRNFVTCTTDVTNHSIPRPMDIGETVLVPRASRGKHLGIDVKSLLKPSRHPAQEGINIAINTF